The following DNA comes from Halobacillus litoralis.
TAGAGAAACTGTTGAGGGGTTTGTTAGTTGATCAGCCTTCAAGCAATAGATCGTACGGATCTTCAATCATTTCTTTAATACGGCGCAAGAATTGTACTGCTTCTTTCCCATCTACGATTCTGTGGTCATAAGAAAGAGCAATGTACATCATCGGGCGCGCTTGAATCGTATCATCAGGCATGACTTTGGCGCGTTTTTCAATATTATGCAACCCGAGTATTCCGACCTGTGGAGAATTTAATATCGGTGTAGAAAGCATTGAACCGAAAATACCGCCGTTTGTAATGGTGAAGGAACCACCCTGTAAGTCACCTAATTGCAATTCTTTGTTACGAGCTTTCGTAGCTACGTCTGCGATTCCTTTTTCAATGCCTGCGAAATCCAAACGGTCTGCATCACGCACAACAGGTACTACGAGTCCTTCATCGGTTGAAACCGCCATACCGATATCATAGAATTTCTTCTGGACTATTTCATTGCCTTGGATTTCTGCATTGAGCAGAGGGAACTCTTTCAAAGCTCCGACAACTGCCTTAGTGAAGAATGACATGAACCCTAGTTTAATATCATGTTTCTTAAGGAAGGATTCTTTACGCTCACTGCGCAGCTGCATGACATTGGTCATATCTACTTCATTAAAAGTCGTCAACATCGCAGACTCTTGCTGCACTTCCACCAAACGTTTAGCAATTGTTTGACGACGACGGGACATTTTTATGCGCTCCACCGGCTTATCAAATTCCGTCTTTTGGGAATCTTGTTCTTTCTTCTTCTCTTTTTTCGGTTTTTCATTAGAGGAAGAAGCTTTCTGCTCTTCTTTTTCACTTCCACCTTTAGCAGCTTCATCGACATCTTCAGGACGGATGCGACCAAGTGGATCTCTAGCGGAAATTTCGCTCAGGTCAATGCCCAGTTCTCTCGCGCGCTTACGAGCAGCCGGTGTAGCGATAACTTCTTTATTAGAAGAGCCTTTTTTATCATCATCGGAGGAAGATGCTGGTTTTTCTTCTTCTTTCTCTTCTTTATTTTCTTCTTTTTGTTCAGATTTGGAAGCTTGTTCTTCCTCTTTTTCTTCTTCTTCAGATCCTTCATCACCTGAAGAATCTTCGGAGCCGCTTGCTTCGCCGTTCTCGTCAACTTTGGCGATCACGTCTCCTACTTCCACATCATCGCCTTCATCTTTCAAGAGTTCAGCGATGACACCACTTGCATCAGCATTCACTTCTACGTTTACTTTGTCCGTTTCAAGCTCGAGGATTGGGTCGCCTTTTTCCACTTGATCCCCTTTTTTAACAAGCCACTCTGCAATTGTACCTTCTGTTATGGATTCAGCTAATTCAGGAACTTTAATTTCCTTCATTTGATTTTCCTCCTTTAGACATCTGTAGCGCTTCATGAATGATTCGATTCTGCTCTGTTTTATGAATGTTCGGTTCTCCGACTGAAGGTGATGCACGATGAGGGCGTCCTACATAGCGGTGGATTTGGCCCTCTTTCAATAATTTGTGAAGAATTCCTTCAACGAAGTACCAGCTTCCCATGTTCTGTGGTTCTTCCTGGACCCATACCAACTCTTCTAGATTCGGATAAGATTCAAGAATCTCTTTTAAATGCTTTTCAGGGAATGGATAAATTTGTTCAACCCGCACAGCATCAATGGTTTCAAATGCTTGATCGGAGTTTTCAACTTTATCCTCGATTTCCACCATGATTTTTCCACTTCCTAAAAGTAAACTGGTTACCTTATCTTTGTCCTTATCTTCAGACAATCCCGGCTGCTTCATAATGGACTGGAAATGTCCTTCACTGAACTCCTGTCCTTCCACAGCTATACGTTGATTACGCAATAGGCTCTTAGGTGTCATTAAGACGAGTGGGCGCGCTTCTTCCTGATTACTAATGGCAGCCTGCCTTCTCAATAAATGGAAATATTGTGCAGATGATGTGACATTTGCAACCGTCCAGTTATTTTCAGCTGCCAACTGCAAGAATCGTTCCAGTCGGGCACTAGAGTGTTCCGGACCCTGCCCCTCGTATCCGTGCGGCAATAAGAACACCATATTGGACTTCTCGTCCCATTTCGCCCGTCCAGCTGAGATGAATTGATCAAAGATGACTTGGCCGGCATTCGCAAAGTCACCAAACTGCGCTTCCCAAATCACAAGAGATTCAGGTGCCTGGACACTGTAACCATATTCAAATCCGATGACCCCCGCTTCAGAAAGTGGGCTATTATGGATATCGAAAGAAGCTTTGGCCTGCTCTAATCCGTGAAGTGGACAATATGTTTCACCTGTTTCCACATCATGGAGAACCATGTGGCGGTGAGCGAATGTTCCTCGTTCCGTATCCTGCCCAGTAATGCGGATTGGTTTACCATCTTCTAAGATCGATGCGAAAGCCAGGGCTTCGGCAGTCGCCCAGTCGACTTTTTCCCCGTCATCAAGCATTTTCCCGCGGCGCTTGAGGATTTTTTCAAGTTTCTTAAAACCGTTGAACCCTTCAGGGCGTTTTAACATCCCTTCGTTCAAACTGCGAAGACGCTCTAAATCAACTGCTGTTTCTAATTCATCTAAGTCCTGTTCAACACCGCTTGGTCGATCTTTAACATCCGGTGCTTCTGTTTCGTGCTCATCCATATTGTTATAGACATCTTTAAGTTTGTTCTCAATCTCTTCTTTCATTTCTTCCAATGTACCGTCACTAACGACGGAATCTTCCTGTAACTGCTTCTCAAAAACAGCAGCCGCAGTACCGTGTTCATCAATTTCTTTATATAATCGCGGTTGAGTCGATCTTGGCTCATCCATTTCATTATGGCCGAATCGGCGATAGCCGACGAGATCGATTAGGAAGTCTTTATGGAATTTTTGACGATACTCATATGCGAATGCCATTGCCGATAGACATGCAATTGGGTCATCAGCATTGACATGCACAATTGGAATTTCAAACCCTTTCGCTAAGTCACTGGCATAACGGGTCGATCGTCCATCTTTTCGGTTGGTCGTAAACCCGACAAGGTTATTAGCGATAATGTGAACAGTACCTCCCGTACGGTAACCAGGAAGATCACTCATATTCAAGGTTTCAGCTACTACGCCTTCACCGATGAAGGCTGCGTCCCCATGAATAAGCAGACCGAACGCTTCATCATCGTCCATCTTCGCGTAACCCGCTTCAGTACGATCATCCTGTGCTGCTCGTGTGAAACCTTCAACCACAGGATTCACATACTCTAAGTGGGAAGGGTTATGACTCATCGTAACCCGGGTGGCTGACTGTTCTCCGTTTTCAATTTCACGTCTTGCTCCGAAATGATACTTCACATCCCCTGTCCAGCCATAATTGATTCCCGTGGAACCTTCAGACGGAACCAATTCTTTGTCTGGTGAGTGGTGGAATTCAGAAAATATGCGGTCATATGGCTTTCCAAGGATATGTGCAAGTACATTCAAGCGTCCACGGTGAGCCATACCCATCATGATATTTTTGATTCTGTCCCCTGAGGCTGACTGGATAATATGGTCAAGCATAGGTACCATGACATCCAATCCTTCAATGGAAAAACGCTTTTGCGCTACAAAGGTCTTAGCTAAGAAGTTTTCAAAACCTTCAACTTCTGCAAGACGGTAGAGCAGCTGTTTCTTTTCATCGTTTTCAAGCGACACCTTATAGGAATCAGTATCCACTTTCTCCTGCAACCATTCTCTTTCATCTTCATTGTTCACATGACCGAATTCAAAAGAGATGGTACCGGCGTATTTTTCTTTCAATGTGTTGACTACTTGAAGAGCATTGTCCAGTTTCAATGGTGATTCAGGCCACACCCATTCAGCTGGCATCTCTTCTAAGTCCTTTTCTTGTAGTCCATAAGTTTCTAAGTCAAGCAGGTTCGTCTTAGGTCGTTCATCACTGCCTACAGCATAAATATTTGCCTGTAAATGGCCGTGACGACGAATAGCCTCAACAAGTTTCAGTGCTGAGGTGATCTTAACGACGTCTCCTTTAGAAGGTGCAGCAACTCCATTAGCTTCCAGAGCTGTTCCGCCTTCCATCCAATCTGGAGCCCCGTGCTCATCGAAAATTTCCTTAAGTGAAGGATCGACAGCACTAGGATCGTTTTCATATTGTTCAAATTGCTCTTCAATGTACCCCATGTTGGGGCCATGGAAAATTTCCCAAAAGTTTTGAGTGGAGCCTTGTTTAGACACGTATAATACCCCCAAGTAGTTGTTGGCCTGTTGTTTATTCGAAAACGTTTCCAAGTCCATGTACTATTATAGAATTGAATTGCTCACGTATTCAACAAATTTCGTTTATTTTTTCAAATTACATCAATTTCATTATAACAAGAAAGACGCACCATCGGGTACGTCTTTTTCACTTTTTACCATTAAAGTGATATAAAGTTGTCCCTCTTCATCTTCCAAAACACGATCGACCATGTCATAGGTCTTCAATAAAAAGCTGACCCATCCCGCATTCTTGTCTGTTCGGAGCCTACTGTCAATCGCCATTTAATTGCATCACGGCTTTGGCATGTTCGCTCAGCTTAACAGACAGAACCTTGCAGAGCCGGCATTGAATGCTGGCTCATGTATTGGGAAACAGAAGCTCTGGTAGCTCGACCATCTTACGTGTCATTTTATCTGCAGAGGACAAAAACACCCGAGAAGCACCGTTATGGTGTAAGTGATAAAACTATATTCCATGAAGCGCCAACAGATTATGAATAGCCGGACATTCCCGCTTACGCCGTTGACACCGGGAGGCATTAAACTAACCAGCCCATGTAATCAAGTTGGCCTGTACTTAAGTTTGAGAGGCTTCGTAAAGCTTCATAATCAAATTTTAATAAGACGGGAATTCATTTTTTCAATGATTCGTCCATTTTGTTTGTGGTTCTGAACTTGAATATTATTTTCCGGATAAGGTTGAAGTCATTGAGAATAACTAACAAGCACTATAGACAAGTGATTGAAATGTTGTTGAAAAATTCCAGAACACCGCTTTGTAACTAGTATCTCCAAACTTGTTTAAAGAGATACTACCTAATCAATCTAGTTCCCTGTTCCTAGAAAAACAAAACGTTCATTTCCTGAATTACTTTCTTAGGAAGATAATGATGCTGTTTTGGGCTTATATACAAGTCGAAACTGGCTGTTACATGCAATCTGAAATTTGTCATTATAACAACACAAGGAACCGCTCTCTTATGGAAGATAAGAGAGCGGTTCCTTTGTGGAAATTATTATCGATTCAATAGACTTCCTACATATTTCAGCAACTCATTTGCAGAACTGGAATTATATCCATGCTCATCAACAAGTGTGGCCACAACCTCATTGACTTTCTTCAACTGCTGTTCATCAGGAGTCTTCGTGGAGGTCGTGATCTTAACAACATCTTTCAAGTCAGCGAAAAGTTTCTTCTGAATCGCTTCACGCAAACGCTCATGTGATTGGTAATCGAACTTCTTGCCTTTACGGGCGTATGCGGATATACGGATTAATATTTCTTCACGGAAGGCTTTCTTCGCATTCTCTGACACACCGATTTGTTCTTCGATTGAACGCATCAGACGTTCATCCGGATTCAACTCTTCACCTGTGAGTGGATCTCGCAATTTTGCCTTATTACAATAGGCTTCAACATTGTCTAAATAGTTGTTCATCAAAGTTACAGCAGACTCTTCATACGAATAGACAAAAGCTTTTTGTACTTCCTTCTTAGCAATTTCATCGTATTCTTTTCTCGCTAAGGAGATAAAATCTAAGTACCTTTCTTTATCATCATTTGATATTGAAGCGTGGCTGCCCAGCCCATCTTTCAAGGACCGTAATACATCCAGGGCATTGATCGACGTCAATTCTTTTTTAATAATAGTAGATGAAATACGGTTGATGACGTACCGTGGGTCAATTCCGCTCATTCCTTCATCAGAATGTTCTTTCTTCAGTTCCTCAACATCCACATCGCTGAAACCTTCCAAAATTTCGCCATCATACAGACGCATTTTCTTCAGTACATCAATAGAAGCTTTCTTCGAGTCTTTCAAACGGGTCAAAATGGTGAACATGGCTGCTACGCGTAAAGTGTGTGGAGCAATATGAACATCCTTTATATCACTTTCACGAATCATCTTCTCATAAATGCGCTCTTCCTGGCTGACTCTTAAATTATAAGGTACCGGCATAACAATCATCCGCGAATGAAGAGCTTCGTTCTTCTTATTGGCAATAAAAGAACGATACTCAGCTTCGTTGGTGTGTGCCACAATTAACTCATCGGCTGATATCAAAGCGAAACGTCCCGCTTTAAAGTTTCCTTCTTGAGTCAGACTCAGCAAATGCCATAAGAATTTCTCATCACATTTCAGCATTTCCTGGAATTCCATGATTCCGCGGTTAGCTTTGTTCAATTCTCCATCAAATCGATAAGCACGTGGATCTGATTCTGAACCATACTGGGCAATCGTCGAAAAGTCGATCGACCCCGTCAAATCTGCAATATCCTGTGATTTCGGATCAGAAGGACTGAAGGTACCAATGCCTGTACGCTTATCTTCTGAGAAAAAGACTCGTTCGACTAATACATCCTCGATTCTTCCTCCATATTCCGTTTCAACTCTCATCGTATTCAAAGGTGACAAACTGCCTTCGATTCGGATGCCATACTCTTCCTGAAATTCTTTTCGTAAGTGACTTGGGACTAAGTGCAGAGGATCTTCATGCATCGGGCATCCTTTAATTGCAAAAACCGCACCTTCGTCTGTGTGAGTGTACTTCTCCATTCCCCGCTTCAGTAAATTGACGAGCGTCGATTTACCACCACTTACAGGGCCCATCAATAATAGAATTCTTTTCCTGACATCAAGCCTTCTGGCTGCAGGGTGAAAGTATTCCTCCACAAGCTTTTCCATCGCCTCATCAAGACCGTAGATATCTTCATCAAAAAACTTGTAGCGTTTATGGTCGTGCTCCTCTACAACTCCCGCACTTTTAATCATATTGTAAACGCGGGAATGGGCGGATTGAGCTAAATGAGGGCGCTCCTTTAGTAAATCCAGATACTCTGAGAATGTACCTTCCCACTTAAGTTCCTCTTCATGTTCCCGGTGGTCTTGTATTTTTTTTAAAATGTCCACTTCGCGACCTCCCCCGTCGTAAGAGACGAATTTTAATATATCCTATGCCTGGCTACAGAAAAACATGTGTAATAAAGAAATGCGGAGCCACCCTGGTAGACATGACAAGCATAAGACAAGCCTTGTAGTGGAGGTTCTTTCTCCACGTAAAGGATTGACTTATGACTCGAATGTCTGGGTGGCAGAGCTGGACACCTCACAAGAAATGTGGAAGCGGCTTGGTAGACCCGACAAGCATAAGACAAACGGCACTGTGGGGCGCCTTTCTCCACAGAGACGGTTGACTTATGACCTCGAGGGACTAGCCGCTGCAACTGGATCATGATACGAAATGCGGAGCCACCCTGGTAGACATGACAAGCATAAGACAAGACTTGTAGCGGAGGTTCTTTCTCCACGTAAAAGATTGACTTATGACTCGAATGTCTGGGTGGCAGAGCTGGACAACATCCAAGAAATGTGGAAGCGGCCTGGTAGACCCGACAAGCATAAGACAAACGGCACTGTAGAGCGCCTTTCTCCACAGAGACGGTTGAATTATGACCTCGAGGGACTAGCCGCTGCCTCATGAAACGAAATACGGTAACACCCTGGAGATCCTCCCCCATAAATGAATTTTGTCTTATGTTCTCAAACGATTCGGTAATACAGCTCGACCAAATAACAGACAAAGACAAACTCTGAATTAGAAATATTGAATTTCTTTGATGCGGACTATGTGCCATTTGCTTAAAAGACACAAGGAAGATGCCCCATACACTTAAGCCTATGTGACTGCAGGCAATAAATTGACACAAAAAAAGGACTGCTCCATAAAGTCAGTCCTCTCCATAATCTTTCTCTTGGTTATGACGATGCCGTTTAGACAACCCCATCACTAAAAAGGTGATAAATAAGAATATATTCAACCAACGGAAATCGTCGTAAAAAATAGCTAATAGGGCCCATATGGCTGCACTGATTAAAAAAAGCATGCTTGATATCAACGTTTGACTCACGATTCATCCCTCCTTCTCCCATTATAGAACATCCTTTAGTTAATGTATGTAAAGTTAACCGTCCTCCCATAAGTATGATGGCCTATTCAGAACTATGATTACAGCCTTTTTTCTCCCTTTGCAAATTTTGACACCACTCTGCAGCATTGTTAGAATTGTTGTGAATATTTTAACTGGATAAAGTGCTACACGACAGAAAGAAGGATTGCAAATGGATACATGGTACTTTGTCGACTCTGGTCACTGTACTCCTGCTATCAATATGGCATTGGATGAAGCATTGATGAATTGGCACCGCCAAGGGAAGATTCCCCCTGTCATCCGCTTTTATGGATGGAAGCCAGCCGGCCTGTCCGTTGGCTATTTTCAAAAAGTCAAAGGCAAAATCGACCTTGAAGGTGTTCAGAAGCATGGTTACAAACTGGTTCGTCGTCAAACAGGGGGCAGGGCTGTCCTACATGACAACGAACTCACATATAGTGTTATTGTTTCAGAAGATCACAAGGACATGCCAGCTTCCGTTAAAGAAGCTTACCTGGTCCTCTCAAAAGGGCTGCTGAAAGGATTTACAAACTTAGGCATTCAGGCTGATTTTGCTATACCTGATGGTAAGTTGGACGTCGCTGGTTCTGCCGTCTGCTTTGAAGAACCATCATGGTATGAGCTGATTGTCGATGGAAAGAAAGCAGCAGGAAGTGCTCAAACACGTAAGAAAGGTGTCATTTTGCAACATGGTTCTATTCCTATTGATGTAGATGACATGAAACTTTTCGACATGTTCATTTATAAGAATGAACGTATTAAAGAAAGAGCAAGAAAAGCATTTGGAGACAAAGCTGTTGCCATCAATCAAATACGTGAAGAAACAGTTGGTTTTGATGAAACGAAAGCAGCTTTTAAAGATGGTTTTGAGAAGGGTTTGAATATACATTTAGAACCTTTTGAACTCTCAGAGGAACAATGGCAGGAAGTTAAACAGATTGCAGAAGAACGCTATGAAACAGATGATTGGAATTATTCCCGTTAAATAAAGGAGTGGAGAGCGTTGGGCAAAAATCAAGACTACATAAGAAAACCAGAATGGCTGAAAATCAAAATCAACACGAACAAATCTTATACCGGACTAAAGAAACTGATGCGCGAAAAGAAATTGAATACGGTATGTGAAGAGGCACGCTGCCCGAATATCCATGAATGCTGGAGTGAGAGGAAAACAGCTACCTTCATGATTCTAGGAGATACGTGTACACGTGGCTGCCGTTTCTGCGCGGTCAAAACTGGTCTTCCAAACGAGCTCGATTGGGGCGAACCAGAGCGTGTGGCAGAATCTGTTGAAATTATGGGATTGAAGCACGTTGTTGTTACAGCAGTAGCCCGCGATGACCTGGAAGATGGGGGCGCTGCAGTTTTCGGTGAGACTGTTAAAGCAATCCGCCGTCGAGTCCCTGGCTGCACGGTGGAAATTTTACCTTCAGACATGAAAGGCGATTACGACAGCCTGCACACACTTATGGGTGGAGAACCTGATATTTTCAATCACAACATCGAAACTGTTCGTCGCTTAACAAAAAAGGTTCGCGCGCGTGCTATGTATGATCGATCTCTTGAACTGCTACGCCGAGTCAAAGAAATCCGTCCTGATACACCTACAAAATCCAGCATTATGGTCGGGCTTGGAGAAACCAAAGAAGAAATCGTGGAAGCTATGGACGACCTTCTCGCTCACAATGTCGACATCATGACTATTGGTCAGTATTTGCAGCCAACGAAAAAGCATTTGAATGTTGAACGGTATTATCATCCTGATGAGTTTGAAGAGTTAAAGCAAATAGCGCTTGAGAAAGGGTTCAGGCACTGTGAAGCAGGTCCGATGGTGCGTTCTTCTTATCACGCTGATGAGCAGGTCAATAATACATCCGCTCAGCGCCGCATTAAATATATGGAAGGTTATGAATCTCAAGGGAAAGAATTAGATAAGACCAACTTTTAATCATTAATATCGCCCCTCGATGAGGGGCGATATTTTTTACCAGAACCCGCCATACGGGGGACGTCCGTAATACCCGCCATAATAAGGAGGTCGATTATAATAGGGAGGTGGATATCCATAGCCTCCGCCACCGTAGCCTCCACCACCAAACCCGCCATAAAGGCCAGGAGCAAGAGCACCACCTAAGAAGCCACCGAGCAGCCCGCCCGCGAACGGTCCGAAAAAGAAGAATCGTTCATCTTCATTACGAAAATCTTCCTCAACGTCATACGGGTAATAATATGGGTATTGATTCATTCATACTCCTCCAATCCATCCTTGGTTATTCACCTACCCTTCACTCTATGTAATCGCCCGGTACAACGTATAGGCATCTGTCATCCAACACAGGATAAATTTAGCTGGACAAACAATTCACATCTTTATTGAAATGAGTTATAATATTCGTTAGTAATGCTTGTCTGGCTATTAAAAGGAGGACCATACATGAATCTAACATTGATCATTCTTGTCTGTGTCGCATTTCTGACAGCTATTTTCGCCGCAGGATACGATACTAAAGCCGGTAAACCCAGAAAATAAATTCATGAAAAACGCACCCTTATCAGGTGCGTTTTTTTGTATATTCAAGTATGTTAGTCTGAATTCTTCATATCGTGTGGAACCAATACCTCTAGAGGGGCACAAAACCTTCATATGGACGCAGTTAAGAAATCTACAGACTTCGATTCCTGATTTTCCTGAATGACAGAAAAACGACTCCATAAGGGAGCCGCTTCAAAATGAACCATCATTTGATCAAATTCGGGAATCCTTGCTGCTTCAGAGCATCGAACAAGATAATCGAAACCGTGTTGGCCAAGTTCAAAGAACGCACATGATTTGTCATCGGCACGCGTAAACATCGATCTTCAAGGCCTTCTAACAACTCCGTGGGAATTCCGTCACTTTCTCGTCCAAAGACGAACATCAAATCTTTGTCCGAGTCACCAAAGTCAAAATCCGCGTAAGACTTCGTACCGAAGTTTTCAATATAATAAAATTCACCGTCTGGGTACGTCTCATATAGTTGGTGGATGGAATCATAATAATGGACATTTACTTGATGCCAATAATCCAACCCTGCTCGTCGAAGCATCTTATCATCTGTGGAGAATCCAAGCGGACGAATGAGATGAAGTTCTGAGTTCGTAGCTAAACATGTACGAGCGATATTTCCAGTATTCGCGGGAATTTCGGGTTGAAAGAGTACAATGTGATTCGGCATATGTTTCACCTCAGTCTAATCTTAGTCAACTAAGATATTATATCAT
Coding sequences within:
- a CDS encoding 2-oxoglutarate dehydrogenase E1 component; the encoded protein is MGYIEEQFEQYENDPSAVDPSLKEIFDEHGAPDWMEGGTALEANGVAAPSKGDVVKITSALKLVEAIRRHGHLQANIYAVGSDERPKTNLLDLETYGLQEKDLEEMPAEWVWPESPLKLDNALQVVNTLKEKYAGTISFEFGHVNNEDEREWLQEKVDTDSYKVSLENDEKKQLLYRLAEVEGFENFLAKTFVAQKRFSIEGLDVMVPMLDHIIQSASGDRIKNIMMGMAHRGRLNVLAHILGKPYDRIFSEFHHSPDKELVPSEGSTGINYGWTGDVKYHFGARREIENGEQSATRVTMSHNPSHLEYVNPVVEGFTRAAQDDRTEAGYAKMDDDEAFGLLIHGDAAFIGEGVVAETLNMSDLPGYRTGGTVHIIANNLVGFTTNRKDGRSTRYASDLAKGFEIPIVHVNADDPIACLSAMAFAYEYRQKFHKDFLIDLVGYRRFGHNEMDEPRSTQPRLYKEIDEHGTAAAVFEKQLQEDSVVSDGTLEEMKEEIENKLKDVYNNMDEHETEAPDVKDRPSGVEQDLDELETAVDLERLRSLNEGMLKRPEGFNGFKKLEKILKRRGKMLDDGEKVDWATAEALAFASILEDGKPIRITGQDTERGTFAHRHMVLHDVETGETYCPLHGLEQAKASFDIHNSPLSEAGVIGFEYGYSVQAPESLVIWEAQFGDFANAGQVIFDQFISAGRAKWDEKSNMVFLLPHGYEGQGPEHSSARLERFLQLAAENNWTVANVTSSAQYFHLLRRQAAISNQEEARPLVLMTPKSLLRNQRIAVEGQEFSEGHFQSIMKQPGLSEDKDKDKVTSLLLGSGKIMVEIEDKVENSDQAFETIDAVRVEQIYPFPEKHLKEILESYPNLEELVWVQEEPQNMGSWYFVEGILHKLLKEGQIHRYVGRPHRASPSVGEPNIHKTEQNRIIHEALQMSKGGKSNEGN
- the trmL gene encoding tRNA (uridine(34)/cytosine(34)/5-carboxymethylaminomethyluridine(34)-2'-O)-methyltransferase TrmL, whose translation is MPNHIVLFQPEIPANTGNIARTCLATNSELHLIRPLGFSTDDKMLRRAGLDYWHQVNVHYYDSIHQLYETYPDGEFYYIENFGTKSYADFDFGDSDKDLMFVFGRESDGIPTELLEGLEDRCLRVPMTNHVRSLNLANTVSIILFDALKQQGFPNLIK
- the lipA gene encoding lipoyl synthase, yielding MGKNQDYIRKPEWLKIKINTNKSYTGLKKLMREKKLNTVCEEARCPNIHECWSERKTATFMILGDTCTRGCRFCAVKTGLPNELDWGEPERVAESVEIMGLKHVVVTAVARDDLEDGGAAVFGETVKAIRRRVPGCTVEILPSDMKGDYDSLHTLMGGEPDIFNHNIETVRRLTKKVRARAMYDRSLELLRRVKEIRPDTPTKSSIMVGLGETKEEIVEAMDDLLAHNVDIMTIGQYLQPTKKHLNVERYYHPDEFEELKQIALEKGFRHCEAGPMVRSSYHADEQVNNTSAQRRIKYMEGYESQGKELDKTNF
- a CDS encoding lipoate--protein ligase family protein, which gives rise to MQMDTWYFVDSGHCTPAINMALDEALMNWHRQGKIPPVIRFYGWKPAGLSVGYFQKVKGKIDLEGVQKHGYKLVRRQTGGRAVLHDNELTYSVIVSEDHKDMPASVKEAYLVLSKGLLKGFTNLGIQADFAIPDGKLDVAGSAVCFEEPSWYELIVDGKKAAGSAQTRKKGVILQHGSIPIDVDDMKLFDMFIYKNERIKERARKAFGDKAVAINQIREETVGFDETKAAFKDGFEKGLNIHLEPFELSEEQWQEVKQIAEERYETDDWNYSR
- the odhB gene encoding 2-oxoglutarate dehydrogenase complex dihydrolipoyllysine-residue succinyltransferase; translation: MKEIKVPELAESITEGTIAEWLVKKGDQVEKGDPILELETDKVNVEVNADASGVIAELLKDEGDDVEVGDVIAKVDENGEASGSEDSSGDEGSEEEEKEEEQASKSEQKEENKEEKEEEKPASSSDDDKKGSSNKEVIATPAARKRARELGIDLSEISARDPLGRIRPEDVDEAAKGGSEKEEQKASSSNEKPKKEKKKEQDSQKTEFDKPVERIKMSRRRQTIAKRLVEVQQESAMLTTFNEVDMTNVMQLRSERKESFLKKHDIKLGFMSFFTKAVVGALKEFPLLNAEIQGNEIVQKKFYDIGMAVSTDEGLVVPVVRDADRLDFAGIEKGIADVATKARNKELQLGDLQGGSFTITNGGIFGSMLSTPILNSPQVGILGLHNIEKRAKVMPDDTIQARPMMYIALSYDHRIVDGKEAVQFLRRIKEMIEDPYDLLLEG
- a CDS encoding PrkA family serine protein kinase; this encodes MDILKKIQDHREHEEELKWEGTFSEYLDLLKERPHLAQSAHSRVYNMIKSAGVVEEHDHKRYKFFDEDIYGLDEAMEKLVEEYFHPAARRLDVRKRILLLMGPVSGGKSTLVNLLKRGMEKYTHTDEGAVFAIKGCPMHEDPLHLVPSHLRKEFQEEYGIRIEGSLSPLNTMRVETEYGGRIEDVLVERVFFSEDKRTGIGTFSPSDPKSQDIADLTGSIDFSTIAQYGSESDPRAYRFDGELNKANRGIMEFQEMLKCDEKFLWHLLSLTQEGNFKAGRFALISADELIVAHTNEAEYRSFIANKKNEALHSRMIVMPVPYNLRVSQEERIYEKMIRESDIKDVHIAPHTLRVAAMFTILTRLKDSKKASIDVLKKMRLYDGEILEGFSDVDVEELKKEHSDEGMSGIDPRYVINRISSTIIKKELTSINALDVLRSLKDGLGSHASISNDDKERYLDFISLARKEYDEIAKKEVQKAFVYSYEESAVTLMNNYLDNVEAYCNKAKLRDPLTGEELNPDERLMRSIEEQIGVSENAKKAFREEILIRISAYARKGKKFDYQSHERLREAIQKKLFADLKDVVKITTSTKTPDEQQLKKVNEVVATLVDEHGYNSSSANELLKYVGSLLNR